The genomic region CGTACTCTGTCCAACGATTTGTTGATTCATAAGGCTCTTTTGGAAGTAGAGCGGGAAAGTGCACCTCTTGAAATCCGGCGCTATCCATCTCCTCTCGTACTACCTGCTCAATTTTTCTAAATGTGCGATAGCCAAGTGGTAACCAAGAATAAACACCAGCTGAAATTCTTCTAACAAAACCTGCTCTAACTAGTAATCGATGGGATGCAACCTCAGCATCTGCTGGATCATCTCGCAGGGTGCGCAGCAATAATGTGGACATCCTAAGCATAGGTAAAGCCTATCTATTTAACTGCAACAGTTGGCTCACCTGATGCAACTCCAGCGGCTTCCATTTCTTCCGCAAGGCGCATCGCTTCTTCAATTAGCGTCTCAACTATCTGCGCCTCTGGCACAGTTTTAATTACCTCACCCTTTACAAATATTTGACCCTTACCATTACCAGAAGCCACACCAAGATCTGCCTCTCTTGCCTCACCCGGTCCATTAACTACACAACCCATTACTGCAACTCGAAGTGGCACAGTCATTCCTTGCAATCCTGCTTGAACTTTTTCAGCTAATGAGTAAACATCAACTTGCGCGCGACCACATGAAGGACAAGAGACAATCTCTAATTTACGTTGGCGTAAATTAAGTGATTCTAAAATAGATATTCCAACCTTTACTTCTTCAACGGGTGGGGCAGATAGTGAAACACGAATCGTGTCACCAATTCCTTCAGCAAGTAATATGGCAAATGCTGTTGAGGATTTAATTGTTCCTTGAAATAGCGGGCCTGCCTCAGTAACACCAAGATGTAATGGATAATCACATTTAGCTGCCAAAATACGATAAGCCTTCACCATTGTTACTGGATCATGATGTTTAACTGAAATTTTAATATCACTAAAGCCATGCTCTTCAAATAAGGATGCTTCCCATAAAGCTGACTCAGCTAATGCCTCAGGTGTTGCCTTGCCATACTTTGCAAGTAATCGCGGATCAAGTGAACCAGCATTAACACCAATTCTAATTGGAATCTTTGCATCACCGGCTGCTTTTGCAACCTCTTTAACTTTGTCATCAAATTGTTTAATGTTTCCTGGATTTACTCGAACCGCAGCACATCCTGCATCAATTGCTGCAAATATATATTTAGGCTGAAAGTGAATATCAGCAATTACTGGAATCTGTGATTTTTTAGCAATCTGAGCTAATGCATCTGCATCATCTTGTGAAGGAACAGCAACTCTAACTATTTGACAACCAGAAGCAGTTAATTCAGCAATCTGTTGCAAAGTTGAATCAACATCTGCTGTGAGAGTTGTACACATCGATTGAACTGAGACAGGGGCGTCTCCGCCAACTAATACCGAACCAACCTTTAATTGCCTACTTTTTCGACGTGGCGCCAAAGTTGGCGCTGGTGCTGATGGAATACCTAAATCAACCATGGCTAAATCTTATCTAGAAATTAAGTCTGATTGGATTAAATATGTCTGCCGTGAGCAGAAGAAGTGATAAAGAAGCCATAAAAATAAAGACGACCATAGTTATTGGCGCTAATCGCTCAACATCAAATGGTGCAGGCTTACTAAATCCACGCCGCCTAGCTAGGAAGTTTCTAACACCATCTGCGATTGCAACTGCCATATGTCCACCATCTAGTGGCAGAAGTGGAAGTAAATTAAACATTCCAACAAACAAATTAAGCGAGGCAATAATTAAAATAAAAGTAGCTACCTTCTCTCGCACTGTTAAAACATCAGTACTAGCTGTTTCACCACTTACTCTTGCTACACCTACAACACCAACTAATCCTTGTTCATCTCGCTTTTCTCCACCAAAGGTTTGTCTTACCAAATCTGGAATCTTTGCAGGGAGTGTAAATAATGATGTCAAACTATTTTTTAATATTTCACCAGTGTATTTAGTTGCCTTAGCAGTTGCTGTAAATGGTGCATAGGTAATTGTGCCAACTGTATTTATTACACCTAGAACACCAACTTTTTCACCATTTAAATCTCTGCTTGCTGGCGTCACTAAGAAGTTCATTGGCATACCATTTCTTTCAACAGTAATCTCAATTTGCTTTCCTGATGATGCACGAATAATTCCTATTACATCTACCCACTCCTCATAGATTTGCCCATTTATTTTTATGACTTTATCGCCAGGTAAAATTCCAACTTTTTTAGCAGGTGATGGCACAGATTTTTCAGAGCAAACCTCATTAGCTTTTTGTGGAATACACTCACTCACATTTTCAATAGTGCTGGTAACAGATGTAACACCAACTGATAAAAACAGAGTTAGTAGTAAAACAAAGCCAATTACGAAGTGCAGAAAAGAGCCTGCACCTAAAACGATTAGTCTTTGGCCAACTCCAGCTTTAACAAATGCGCGATCACTATCAGCCTCAGATAGTTCCTCCCTCGGTGACATTCCAACAATTCGGCAGTAACCACCAGCTGGAATCGCCTTAACACCAAACTCAGTCTCACCTCGCTGAGTAGACCAAATCTTTTTTCCGAAACCAATAAAAAATTCAGTAACTTTCATACCAAACTTTTTAGCTGTTAAATAATGTCCGGCCTCATGAATCATTACTGAAATTAAAAGAGCAGCAATAAAAGCTACTATACCGATAAATGCCATTTAAGAGATCTCCTTTATAAACTCACCAGCTTTAATTCGCGCACTCTGCTCTATGCCACTGACATCGGATATGTCTCTAATTGTAGTTGCAGTGTTACTAATAAATGCGTTAACTACTCGCTCAACCACCTCAATAATCGCTGTGAATTTAATTTGTGATGCTAAAAATGCGGCAACCGCCACCTCATTTGCTGCATTATAAATTGCTGGTAATCCCCCACCTGATCTGCCGCAATTTTTTGCTAACTCAACTGCAGGATACTTTTTATTATCAATTGGTGAAAAATTCCAAGTATGTGACTTACTCCAATCAATAGCTTCGCATGCTTTATTTATTCGCTCTGGATAAGAAAGTGCGTAAGCAATCGGCCCTTTCATATTTGGTGGTGATGCTTGAGCAATAGTTGAACCATCAATAAATTCAACAAGTGAATGCACAACAGATTGCGGATGAATTACTGCTTCGATCGCATCGTATGAAAGTCCGAACAAATAATGAGCTTCAATAATCTCAAGTCCTTTATTAAGTAAGGTGGCAGAGTTAATTGTTACTACCTCACCCATTGACCATGTTGGATGATTTAAAGCATCAGCAACGCTGACATCAGATAGATCTGCTCTATCTCTAAATGGACCACCACTTGCAGTTAAAACAAGTTTCTTAACATCACTTACTTTTCCAGCCAATAATGCTTGATAAATAGCAGAGTGTTCAGAGTCGACTGGAATCAATTTATCGCTGCCATATTTCATGACTAATTCTCCGCCAGCAACTAAAGACTCTTTATTTGCTAAAGCAACCTTATTTCCAACTGCTAGCGCAGAAAGTGTTGGGCCTAACCCAATTGATCCAGTAATGCCATTTAAAACAATGTCGCAAGGCAATGCTGCAATCTCAATTGATGAATTATCACCATCAATTACCTTAACTCCATCTGTTTTAGGAGCAGCTGCCATACTGCCAACAATTGGCACATTAAATTTTTTAGCCTGTTGCATTAGTAATGCTGGATTTTTTCGCCCCGCACTTAGCCCGATAACTCGAAACTTATCTGGATAGGCAGCAACAATCTCTAGGGCTTGAACACCTATTGATCCAGTTGAGCCCAAAATGACTATCTCGCGCATGTGAGTATCTTAACTGCGCCAGTGATTGACCCTATCCGCTAGCATTTACGCATGTACTCAGAGGCAAAAAACCCAATTGCGCAAAAGCGTAATTTAGTTACTGCTATTCCTGGACCAAAATCAGAGCAATTAATTAAACGAAGAGCAGAGGCGGTATCAGCCTCACTTGGAACAGCTTTCCCAGTATTTATTGAAAGAGCTGAAGGTTCAATAATTATGGATGTTGATGGCAATTCAATTTTAGATTTGGGCGCAGGAATTGCGGTGTTAAATGTTGGCCATTCATCTGCAAAAGTAATTGAGAATGTTAAAACTCAAATAGATGCATTTACTCATACTTGTTTTATGGTTGTGCCATACACCGGATATGTCGAAGTCTGTGAAGCACTTAATCGCTTAACACCAGGTACTCATAAGAAGAAATCGGCTCTCTTTAACTCAGGTGCTGAAGCAGTTGAAAATGCCGTAAAGATTGCTCGTAAATTTACTAAGCGATCTGCAGTTGTGGTTTTTGAGCATGGTTACCACGGACGAACTAATTTAACTATGGCAATGACAGCGAAGAACATGCCATACAAGGATGGATTTGGGCCCTTTGCTCCAGAGGTTTACCGAATGCCGATGGCATATCCATATCGATGCGATGCATGCATTAAACCTTGTGAGAGTTCTGTTTTATCCATGGTGATCCATAAAATTGAAAAAGAGATTGGCGCCAGTAATGTCGCTTGTATCGTTATAGAACCTATTCTTGGTGAAGGTGGATTTATCGTTCCGTGTAAGGGCTTTCTACCTGGGCTTGCCAAATTTTGTAAAGAAAACGGAATTATTTTTATTGCAGATGAAGTACAAACTGGGTTTGGTAGAACTGGGCATATGTTTGCCTGTGAAGATGAATCTGTCGTTCCAGATTTAATTGTCACCGCTAAAGGAATCGCTGCCGGTCTGCCACTTGCCGGAGTAACTGGTAGAGCTGACGTTATGGATTCAATTCATCTTTCCGGACTAGGTGGCACATATGGTGGAAATCCCGTTGCATGCGCTGCCGCTCTTGGCGCTATTGAAACCATCGAAAAAGATAATTTAGTAGAGCGTGCTAATAAAATTGGCAAAATTATGAATGACGCCCTCCTTCAGATGGCAAAGAAATACTCCATTATTGGTGAGGTTAGAGGCCGGGGCGCTATGCAAGCGATTGAGTTAATTAAACCTGGCAGTAATGAGCCAAACTCAGATGCTCAATTAGCAATTATTAAGTATTGCATTAGTAAGGGAGTATTAATTCTCTCAGCTGGAACATACGCAAATGTAATTAGATTACTGCCGCCACTAATTATTGATGAAGATCTGCTAAAAGATGGTCTTTCAGTATTAGATGAAGCAATAGCTTCTGTTAAAAATTAATCTCTATCTAATAAATTTCGGGTTGCAGAGTATTTACCGCCCACTTTCTTAAGCGCTATCGCACTTAACGCCTCTAGCACTACTCGATTAGCCAAGATCGCAGTGATATCACTGCTGTCATATGCAGGTGCCACTTCAACTACATCAATTCCAACAATTGGTAGTTCTAAACAAATTCTTCTAACAGCTTCAAGTAACTCTCGACTTGTCATGCCTCCTGGCTCTGGTGTGCCAGTACCTGGCGCCATTCCAGGATCAACCACATCAATATCAACAGATAAAAACACGCCATCACAACCATCTGTAAGAATTGAAAATGATTCATCTAATACAGCTTTCATGCCGCGGTGATGAATCTCTGTCATTTCATAAGATTTCATTCCTTTAGAAACCATCCACTTTAAAGTGGCATCATCTGGCCAATAACCACGAAGACCTAATTGTAAAAAGCGATCACCTCGAACTGATCCTGATTCAATTAATCTTCGCATTGGTGTGCCGTGGCCAATTAGTGCGCCAAATTGATCCTCACCAGTATCAGCATGAGCATCAAAATGAATCATTGAAACTTTGCCTTTACCTAAATGATTAGCAATACCAGTTACATCAGCGGAAGCAATTGAGTGATCCCCGCCTAATACAACCGCAATAGCACCAGCTTTTGAAATCTTTTCAGTTGCTACCTCTAATACTTTTAATGAGTTGATTAAATCTCCACCTGGCATTAAAAGATCACCAGCATCAAATATTTTTAGCTTTTGCAGCGGATCAATCCGCATTGCAAGATGCGGACGAGATGCATCATGAGGAAGATAATCACCCATACGAATAGCTTGTGGCCCCATTTTTGCACCTGATCGGTGAGAAGTTCCGCTATCTATTGGCGCACCAACAATTACAACATCTGCTCCCTTATAACTATCTGGCTTATCTAAATCACATCTTGGAATACCAAGGAATGTGAAATCAGGGCCATACATATTGCCGATATTGGTCATAAGTTTTTTCTCATATTCTATTAAGCAACTTTCTCAACCTTAATTACATCACCAAAATTACCAGATTCAACAATCGAGATTTTCACTCCTTCATAAGTAACACTTTCACCTATACGTAACGGGGCTTCTGCTAACTTGTAAGGAAGAGTACCTGCAGACCTATTTTGTGGCAAAATCAATGTCATTCCATAACCATGTATCTCTTTAGTAACATCTACTACATAAGTTAGTGCGCCCCATGTATTTTTTGGCCATTTGTAATACATTCCCGCAGCTCTAATTGACTCGATTACAATCACTTTGGTTTGACTTAAAGGAATTATCAAAGCTTTGTCCTCGGTAGTCTTAACACTAGAAGGTGCAAGCCAATGTAAAGATGTATTTGATTTGTCTGCACATCTAACTTGGGAATCTGCAATGTAACCCAATATCCATTTCTCCCAGATTGACAAATCTCCTCCACCTGGAGTCATTAGTGTCCACCAACCCATTCCATACTCTGAGTTAACATCAAATCTTTGATCACCGTAGTGATCATCAAGTGGAATACCAAGGTGGAAGAACTCATGAATCCACCAATATGGGTGTGCTAATCCGGCATATTGAAGTCGAAGTGGGTTTGCATAAGTATCAGGATAAACAGAAGAACCAGCTCCAATAGTTCCTTCTTGGGTAATGAAATCACCAAGTGGTCCTTGTTGAATCACATCAAGTGGAGTTCCACCCGGCACCACAACCACCACCATTTGTGCGCCAGAGAAATTAATTTGCGAGTCAACCTCAGCTAAAAGATCGTTAGCAAAAGTTGGGTGGGGTCTTTCTAATTTATGTGAGATTTCATATGGCTTTATCTTTTTTGAAAATGATAAGTACTTATCTGGATATCGAATTAAGACTTCACTAGGTACATCGCTGGAATATTCAATCCAGTTCTTTATAAAGTTAAAATACTTTCCGTACTCTTCTTCAGGAGTCCTTGTTGGCTTAGCGGTATCTTCTGCAAAAATTGGTACTACCTGAATAGTTACCTTCGGTTTAGGGTAAGCACCTCTTCCCACTACAAATTGTTCATTTCCTGATGAAGGAAAAGCTCTTAGGAAATAATCCCCTGATCTATCTGGCATTTTGCATGCGTCCGCACTGAGTAAATCAGATTTACTTGTTACTAAAGATTTTGGGCGCTGTTGACCAAGTTGGTATTTCTTAATTCTAAAACCTAATTTTTGCACTGAAGATTGGCTTTCCATCGCTTTCCATTCAGTAGGAGTTCCTGGATCAATGGCGTTTGGACGATCAAACTGGTGCTCATAGCCAATATCGGTTGAGTAAGTTGTATTAGTTTCAAATCCTCCTGGTAGGCCAGGTGCTGATTGTTTGTTCTTAGATTCTAGCCATGTGAGTTTTTTTCCAGATTTAGTGCATATATAAGATTTATCGTTAACCACACTCTTGACACCAACTTTTGTGCATTTAGCTCCTGCTTTAGCCGCAGCATTTACTGGAAATGTGGGCAGAGTTAGGAAAAGTGAAAGTATTGATAAAAGGGCAATCAGTCTCTTATTCACCTATAGAGAGTAAATTGTGGATTCAGTTATTACAAGGGATGGTTGCCCATATCCATCCTAATTTGTTCAAAATCTAGTGAATGTCAGACCTTGGCTGTAGATTATTGCTAATTCTAGAAATCTAGAAGGTTCATACATAGCCCGAATATGTATGGATTTAAAACTAAATAAACGGCTTATCTAAATCACATCTTGGAATACCAAGGAATGTGAAATCAGGGCCATACATATTGCCGATATTGGCCATAAGTGAAGTATATATCTCCTTTTTTCATCACAAGAAAGCTATAAGAAAAAGATGAAAAAACCCCTATGAGTAGTAATATTACAAACTTGGTAGTTCCTATTTCGTAAGCCTAGGGGTTAAATGAAAATACTTGATTGGCTAGCTAATCTGATTTTCGGT from Candidatus Nanopelagicus abundans harbors:
- the gabT gene encoding 4-aminobutyrate--2-oxoglutarate transaminase, which encodes MYSEAKNPIAQKRNLVTAIPGPKSEQLIKRRAEAVSASLGTAFPVFIERAEGSIIMDVDGNSILDLGAGIAVLNVGHSSAKVIENVKTQIDAFTHTCFMVVPYTGYVEVCEALNRLTPGTHKKKSALFNSGAEAVENAVKIARKFTKRSAVVVFEHGYHGRTNLTMAMTAKNMPYKDGFGPFAPEVYRMPMAYPYRCDACIKPCESSVLSMVIHKIEKEIGASNVACIVIEPILGEGGFIVPCKGFLPGLAKFCKENGIIFIADEVQTGFGRTGHMFACEDESVVPDLIVTAKGIAAGLPLAGVTGRADVMDSIHLSGLGGTYGGNPVACAAALGAIETIEKDNLVERANKIGKIMNDALLQMAKKYSIIGEVRGRGAMQAIELIKPGSNEPNSDAQLAIIKYCISKGVLILSAGTYANVIRLLPPLIIDEDLLKDGLSVLDEAIASVKN
- a CDS encoding M50 family metallopeptidase; translation: MAFIGIVAFIAALLISVMIHEAGHYLTAKKFGMKVTEFFIGFGKKIWSTQRGETEFGVKAIPAGGYCRIVGMSPREELSEADSDRAFVKAGVGQRLIVLGAGSFLHFVIGFVLLLTLFLSVGVTSVTSTIENVSECIPQKANEVCSEKSVPSPAKKVGILPGDKVIKINGQIYEEWVDVIGIIRASSGKQIEITVERNGMPMNFLVTPASRDLNGEKVGVLGVINTVGTITYAPFTATAKATKYTGEILKNSLTSLFTLPAKIPDLVRQTFGGEKRDEQGLVGVVGVARVSGETASTDVLTVREKVATFILIIASLNLFVGMFNLLPLLPLDGGHMAVAIADGVRNFLARRRGFSKPAPFDVERLAPITMVVFIFMASLSLLLLTADIFNPIRLNF
- the speB gene encoding agmatinase; its protein translation is MTNIGNMYGPDFTFLGIPRCDLDKPDSYKGADVVIVGAPIDSGTSHRSGAKMGPQAIRMGDYLPHDASRPHLAMRIDPLQKLKIFDAGDLLMPGGDLINSLKVLEVATEKISKAGAIAVVLGGDHSIASADVTGIANHLGKGKVSMIHFDAHADTGEDQFGALIGHGTPMRRLIESGSVRGDRFLQLGLRGYWPDDATLKWMVSKGMKSYEMTEIHHRGMKAVLDESFSILTDGCDGVFLSVDIDVVDPGMAPGTGTPEPGGMTSRELLEAVRRICLELPIVGIDVVEVAPAYDSSDITAILANRVVLEALSAIALKKVGGKYSATRNLLDRD
- the ispG gene encoding flavodoxin-dependent (E)-4-hydroxy-3-methylbut-2-enyl-diphosphate synthase; the encoded protein is MVDLGIPSAPAPTLAPRRKSRQLKVGSVLVGGDAPVSVQSMCTTLTADVDSTLQQIAELTASGCQIVRVAVPSQDDADALAQIAKKSQIPVIADIHFQPKYIFAAIDAGCAAVRVNPGNIKQFDDKVKEVAKAAGDAKIPIRIGVNAGSLDPRLLAKYGKATPEALAESALWEASLFEEHGFSDIKISVKHHDPVTMVKAYRILAAKCDYPLHLGVTEAGPLFQGTIKSSTAFAILLAEGIGDTIRVSLSAPPVEEVKVGISILESLNLRQRKLEIVSCPSCGRAQVDVYSLAEKVQAGLQGMTVPLRVAVMGCVVNGPGEAREADLGVASGNGKGQIFVKGEVIKTVPEAQIVETLIEEAMRLAEEMEAAGVASGEPTVAVK
- the dxr gene encoding 1-deoxy-D-xylulose-5-phosphate reductoisomerase, with the protein product MREIVILGSTGSIGVQALEIVAAYPDKFRVIGLSAGRKNPALLMQQAKKFNVPIVGSMAAAPKTDGVKVIDGDNSSIEIAALPCDIVLNGITGSIGLGPTLSALAVGNKVALANKESLVAGGELVMKYGSDKLIPVDSEHSAIYQALLAGKVSDVKKLVLTASGGPFRDRADLSDVSVADALNHPTWSMGEVVTINSATLLNKGLEIIEAHYLFGLSYDAIEAVIHPQSVVHSLVEFIDGSTIAQASPPNMKGPIAYALSYPERINKACEAIDWSKSHTWNFSPIDNKKYPAVELAKNCGRSGGGLPAIYNAANEVAVAAFLASQIKFTAIIEVVERVVNAFISNTATTIRDISDVSGIEQSARIKAGEFIKEIS